A single Cannabis sativa cultivar Pink pepper isolate KNU-18-1 chromosome 7, ASM2916894v1, whole genome shotgun sequence DNA region contains:
- the LOC115696633 gene encoding uncharacterized protein LOC115696633 — translation MCVNRIRSVEGGRSIEGGRSGGLMGTTHIGDDINSPHRNAEKAVADLMNQPTHIGRRFANFTSQEIADNRLRLKTSIEGIRWIAFQVAEVLDKAPRSATYTSPTTQKQVLHVLGNKVRNAIREEIGDAKFSVIVDEARDESKKEQMSIVLRFVDKDGYVQERFFGLIHVKDTAALTLKEFAASREVIPVHQFLTKLNSIVNIVGASCKRNDQLKVAQAANIAHLLEIDELESGKELNQIGSLQRAEISNILCQALQLQSQDVLNAMYLVSSTKTLIQKLKEDGWDELVDEVKSFCEPVNIPMPDFNAHYTTKRGRNRGEQDAITVEHYYRVDLFNAVINFQLQELNNKFNDSTVELLILSSALDPREMHTSFRIDDICKLVQKFYPKEFTEYEMFLQLPQNDLFQL, via the exons ATGTGTGTAAACAG GATCAGAAGTGTTGAAGGAGGGAGAAGTATTGAAGGAGGGAGAAGTGGTGGTCTCATGGGCACAA CACATATTGGAGACGATATAAATTCACCTCATAGAAATGCTGAGAAAGCAGTTGCAGATCTCATGAACCAACCAACACATATTGGCAGAAGGTTTGCGAACTTCACATCACAAGAAATCGCTGACAATAGACTTCGTTTGAAAACATCAATTGAGGGGATTAGGTGGATAGCATTTCAG GTAGCAGAAGTTTTGGATAAAGCTCCACGAAGTGCCACATATACATCACCAACAACGCAAAAACAAGTTTTGCATGTCTTGGGAAATAAAGTGAGAAACGCGATTCGTGAAGAAATTGGTGATGCAAAATTTTCAGTAATAGTTGATGAAGCACGAGATGAATCTAAGAAAGAGCAAATGTCAATTGTTTTGAGATTTGTTGATAAAGATGGGTATGTGCAAGAGCGTTTTTTCGGGCTTATTCATGTCAAAGACACTGCTGCTTTAACATTAAAAGAAT TTGCTGCATCTAGAGAAGTTATTCCTGTCCATCAATTTCTTACAAAGTTGAACTCCATTGTTAATATTGTTGGTGCTTCATGTAAGCGCAATGACCAACTAAAAGTTGCTCAAGCTGCAAATATTGCTCATTTACTTGAGATTGATGAACTAGAAAGTGGGAAAGAACTTAATCAAATTGGTTCTTTACAAAGGGCAG aGATTTCAAATATACTCTGTCAAGCTTTGCAACTTCAGTCTCAAGATGTTTTAAATGCAATGTATCTTGTTTCATCGACTAAGACTctcattcaaaaattgaaagaaGATGGATGGGATGAATTAGTTGATGAGGTGAAATCTTTTTGTGAACCTGTTAATATACCTATGCCAGATTTTAATGCTCACTATACTACAAAAAGAGGAAGAAATCGTGGTGAACAAGATGCAATTACTGTGGAGCATTATTACAGAGTTGATCTTTTCAATGCAGTGATAAACTTTCAACTACAAGAATTAAACAACAAATTCAATGATAGCACAGTGGAGTTACTCATTCTTAGTTCAGCTTTAGATCCAAGAGAGATGCACACATCATTCAGAATTGATGATATTTGCAAGTTGGTACAAAAATTTTACCCAAAAGAATTTACAGAATACGAGATG TTTCTACAGCTACCACAGAACGATCTTTTTCAACTATGA
- the LOC115697434 gene encoding ubiquitin-like modifier-activating enzyme atg7 isoform X1, whose protein sequence is MADQGNRSLLQFAPFQSAVDEGFWHRLSSLKLNKLGIDDSPIPITGFYAPCSHSQVSNHLTLLAESLPDELSEQSTLTVASLGNRNRCSVHGILYNTNTVENFYSLDKMSLLKEEAKKIWEDIHTGKAMEDSSVLSRFLLISFADLKKWTFHYWFAFPALLLDPPATLVDLRPALQYFSTEEAESVSEACNAWRNSSSTVDIPFFLISVDANSNATIKNLKDWETCQGDSNKLFFGFYDPCHLPNNPGWPLRNFLALICSRWNLNSVRFLCYRENRGFADLGSSLVGETLIAVPQGWNDRQCVPNAVGWELNKGRKMPRCISLARSMDPTRLAISAADLNLKLMRWRALPSLNLNILSGLKCLLLGAGTLGCQVARMLMAWGVRKITLLDNGKVAMSNPLRQSLYTLDDCLDGGEFKATAAVRSLQRIFPAVEAEGVVMAIPMPGHPVSSQEEPSVLDDCKRLHDLIDSHDVVFLLTDTRESRWLPSLLCANFNKITVTAALGFDSFLVMRHGAGPLSSEHALKNEAVNALSVDLSNLDMVDNHERQRLGCYFCNDVVAPIDSTANRTLDQQCTVTRPGLAPIASALAVELLVGVLHHPRGIFAEGEVSSSITTGNSELPLGILPHQIRGSLSQFSQMMLVGQSSNSCTACCGTVVSEYRKRGMEFILQAINLPTYLEDVTGLTELMKSANSYSLDWDAESDADADEDDCVEI, encoded by the exons ATGGCGGACCAAGGTAATCGATCTTTACTCCAATTCGCACCGTTTCAGAGCGCAGTGGACGAGGGTTTCTGGCATAGACTTTCTTCTTTGAAGCTTAACAAACTTGGGATTGATGACTCTCCTATTCCCATTACTG GTTTCTATGCTCCTTGTTCTCATTCCCAAGTATCAAATCATTTAACTCTTTTAGCTGAGTCTTTGCCTGATGAATTGAGTGAACAATCAACACTAACAGTCGCAAGTCTAGGCAATCGAAACAGGTGTTCTGTCCATGGTATCCTTTACAACACCAATACGGTGGAAAACTTTTATTCACTTGACAAAATGAGCTTGTTAAAAGAAGAAGCAAAGAAG ATTTGGGAGGACATTCATACTGGAAAAGCTATGGAGGACAGTTCTGTGCTTTCAAGGTTCCTTCTCATCTCTTTTGCAGACCTGAAGAAGTGGACTTTTCATTATTGGTTTGCTTTTCCTGCTCTGTTACTTGATCCCCCAGCTACCTTGGTAGATTTGAGGCCAGCTTTGCAGTATTTTAGCACTGAAGAG GCTGAATCCGTTTCGGAAGCATGCAATGCGTGGCGAAACTCAAGCTCAACAGTAG ATATTCCATTCTTTTTGATCAGTGTTGATGCAAATTCAAATGCCACTATTAAGAATCTTAAGGACTGGGAAACCTGTCAAGGTGATAGCAATAAG TTGTTCTTTGGGTTTTATGACCCATGCCACCTTCCGAACAATCCTGGTTGGCCCTTGCGGAACTTCCTTGCACTCATTTGCTCAAGATGGAACCTCAACTCAGTTAGATTTTTATGCTACAGAGAGAATCGTGGTTTTGCTGACTTGGGATCATCCCTTGTTGGTGAAACCCTAATTGCAGTTCCACAAG GATGGAATGATCGTCAATGTGTTCCTAATGCAGTGGGATGGGAACTTAATAAAGGGAGAAAGATGCCTCGATGCATTAGCCTTGCTAGATCTATGGATCCCACTAG GTTGGCCATATCTGCTGCAGATTTGAATTTAAAACTAATGAGATGGCGTGCTTTGCCTTCTTTGAACTTAAACATCTTGTCCGGGCTAAAGTGTCTTCTCCTAGGAGCTGGTACACTTGGGTGTCAGGTGGCTCGTATGCTCATG GCGTGGGGTGTTCGAAAAATTACGTTACTTGACAATGGGAAGGTAGCTATGTCTAATCCTTTAAGGCAATCCCTGTATACATTGGATGATTGCCTTGATGGAGGTGAGTTTAAAGCCACAGCAGCTGTTAGAAGTCTCCAGCGAATATTTCCAGCTGTG GAAGCAGAGGGTGTTGTGATGGCTATACCAATGCCTGGGCATCCAGTTTCTAGCCAAGAAGAACCTAGTGTGCTTGATGATTGTAAACGGCTGCATGATCTTATTGATTCTCAtgatgtagttttcttgttgactGATACAAGGGAAAGTCGGTGGCTACCTTCACTTCTATGTGCCAATTTTAATAAG ATAACTGTAACTGCAGCTTTAGGGTTTGATAGCTTTTTAGTTATGCGACATGGAGCAGGACCTCTTAGCTCTGAACACGCCTTGAAAAATGAAGCAGTAAATGCTTTATCTGTTGATTTGAGCAATCTTGACATGGTGGATAATCATGAAAGGCAAAGATTGGGCTGCTATTTTTGCAATGACGTGGTTGCTcctattgat TCAACTGCCAACCGCACTTTGGACCAGCAGTGTACTGTTACACGGCCGGGGCTTGCTCCAATTGCTTCGGCCCTAGCAGTGGAACTCTTGGTGGGAGTCTTGCATCACCCTCGTGG GATATTTGCAGAAGGTGAGGTTTCAAGCTCTATTACTACTGGGAATAGTGAGCTGCCTCTTGGTATTTTACCGCACCAAATCCGAGGTTCACTCTCACAGTTTTCTCAGATGATGCTTGTGGGTCAATCCTCAAACAGTTGCACAGCTTGTTGTGGCACA GTTGTATCAGAATATAGGAAAAGGGGAATGGAGTTCATTCTCCAGGCGATTAACCTTCCTACTTATCTGGAGGATGTTACTGGACTAACGGAGTTGATGAAATCGGCCAACTCTTATAGTTTAGACTGGGATGCAGAGTCGGATGCCGATGCAGATGAGGATGATTGTGTTGAAATCTAA
- the LOC115697434 gene encoding ubiquitin-like modifier-activating enzyme atg7 isoform X2: MTLLFPLLIWEDIHTGKAMEDSSVLSRFLLISFADLKKWTFHYWFAFPALLLDPPATLVDLRPALQYFSTEEAESVSEACNAWRNSSSTVDIPFFLISVDANSNATIKNLKDWETCQGDSNKLFFGFYDPCHLPNNPGWPLRNFLALICSRWNLNSVRFLCYRENRGFADLGSSLVGETLIAVPQGWNDRQCVPNAVGWELNKGRKMPRCISLARSMDPTRLAISAADLNLKLMRWRALPSLNLNILSGLKCLLLGAGTLGCQVARMLMAWGVRKITLLDNGKVAMSNPLRQSLYTLDDCLDGGEFKATAAVRSLQRIFPAVEAEGVVMAIPMPGHPVSSQEEPSVLDDCKRLHDLIDSHDVVFLLTDTRESRWLPSLLCANFNKITVTAALGFDSFLVMRHGAGPLSSEHALKNEAVNALSVDLSNLDMVDNHERQRLGCYFCNDVVAPIDSTANRTLDQQCTVTRPGLAPIASALAVELLVGVLHHPRGIFAEGEVSSSITTGNSELPLGILPHQIRGSLSQFSQMMLVGQSSNSCTACCGTVVSEYRKRGMEFILQAINLPTYLEDVTGLTELMKSANSYSLDWDAESDADADEDDCVEI; the protein is encoded by the exons ATGACTCTCCTATTCCCATTACTG ATTTGGGAGGACATTCATACTGGAAAAGCTATGGAGGACAGTTCTGTGCTTTCAAGGTTCCTTCTCATCTCTTTTGCAGACCTGAAGAAGTGGACTTTTCATTATTGGTTTGCTTTTCCTGCTCTGTTACTTGATCCCCCAGCTACCTTGGTAGATTTGAGGCCAGCTTTGCAGTATTTTAGCACTGAAGAG GCTGAATCCGTTTCGGAAGCATGCAATGCGTGGCGAAACTCAAGCTCAACAGTAG ATATTCCATTCTTTTTGATCAGTGTTGATGCAAATTCAAATGCCACTATTAAGAATCTTAAGGACTGGGAAACCTGTCAAGGTGATAGCAATAAG TTGTTCTTTGGGTTTTATGACCCATGCCACCTTCCGAACAATCCTGGTTGGCCCTTGCGGAACTTCCTTGCACTCATTTGCTCAAGATGGAACCTCAACTCAGTTAGATTTTTATGCTACAGAGAGAATCGTGGTTTTGCTGACTTGGGATCATCCCTTGTTGGTGAAACCCTAATTGCAGTTCCACAAG GATGGAATGATCGTCAATGTGTTCCTAATGCAGTGGGATGGGAACTTAATAAAGGGAGAAAGATGCCTCGATGCATTAGCCTTGCTAGATCTATGGATCCCACTAG GTTGGCCATATCTGCTGCAGATTTGAATTTAAAACTAATGAGATGGCGTGCTTTGCCTTCTTTGAACTTAAACATCTTGTCCGGGCTAAAGTGTCTTCTCCTAGGAGCTGGTACACTTGGGTGTCAGGTGGCTCGTATGCTCATG GCGTGGGGTGTTCGAAAAATTACGTTACTTGACAATGGGAAGGTAGCTATGTCTAATCCTTTAAGGCAATCCCTGTATACATTGGATGATTGCCTTGATGGAGGTGAGTTTAAAGCCACAGCAGCTGTTAGAAGTCTCCAGCGAATATTTCCAGCTGTG GAAGCAGAGGGTGTTGTGATGGCTATACCAATGCCTGGGCATCCAGTTTCTAGCCAAGAAGAACCTAGTGTGCTTGATGATTGTAAACGGCTGCATGATCTTATTGATTCTCAtgatgtagttttcttgttgactGATACAAGGGAAAGTCGGTGGCTACCTTCACTTCTATGTGCCAATTTTAATAAG ATAACTGTAACTGCAGCTTTAGGGTTTGATAGCTTTTTAGTTATGCGACATGGAGCAGGACCTCTTAGCTCTGAACACGCCTTGAAAAATGAAGCAGTAAATGCTTTATCTGTTGATTTGAGCAATCTTGACATGGTGGATAATCATGAAAGGCAAAGATTGGGCTGCTATTTTTGCAATGACGTGGTTGCTcctattgat TCAACTGCCAACCGCACTTTGGACCAGCAGTGTACTGTTACACGGCCGGGGCTTGCTCCAATTGCTTCGGCCCTAGCAGTGGAACTCTTGGTGGGAGTCTTGCATCACCCTCGTGG GATATTTGCAGAAGGTGAGGTTTCAAGCTCTATTACTACTGGGAATAGTGAGCTGCCTCTTGGTATTTTACCGCACCAAATCCGAGGTTCACTCTCACAGTTTTCTCAGATGATGCTTGTGGGTCAATCCTCAAACAGTTGCACAGCTTGTTGTGGCACA GTTGTATCAGAATATAGGAAAAGGGGAATGGAGTTCATTCTCCAGGCGATTAACCTTCCTACTTATCTGGAGGATGTTACTGGACTAACGGAGTTGATGAAATCGGCCAACTCTTATAGTTTAGACTGGGATGCAGAGTCGGATGCCGATGCAGATGAGGATGATTGTGTTGAAATCTAA